Proteins encoded together in one Candidatus Omnitrophota bacterium window:
- the mreC gene encoding rod shape-determining protein MreC: MFKLKKKPLIILAVIVFLLVVILKSTSAIRVPVSDGMSFPFNIFTLIGREVKGVIFYHRNFIQNEILNKEADLLKQKLSSLDEVSAENKRLKNLLSLKQNSTYKVIASKVIARSADNWSSTLIINKGSDSGIRPGMPVISYLGLVGKILETTKFTSKVLLISDPNMGVSGVIQRSRQEGLVCGTLGSNLIMKYIPEESDININDTVVTSGLSQTYPKSLLIGTVVDAGKEFSGLSSYAIIKPVVNLSSIEEVLIIVE, encoded by the coding sequence GTGTTTAAGCTTAAAAAGAAACCTCTTATAATTCTCGCCGTTATCGTTTTCCTCCTTGTAGTTATCCTTAAGTCTACATCAGCAATCAGAGTACCGGTTTCAGATGGCATGTCTTTTCCTTTTAATATTTTTACCCTGATTGGCAGGGAGGTTAAAGGGGTCATTTTTTACCACCGCAATTTCATACAAAATGAAATCTTGAATAAAGAAGCAGATTTATTAAAGCAGAAATTAAGTTCATTGGATGAGGTTAGCGCGGAAAATAAGCGTTTAAAGAATCTGCTTTCTTTAAAACAAAATTCCACTTATAAGGTCATTGCTTCTAAAGTAATTGCAAGGTCAGCTGACAATTGGTCATCAACGCTTATCATAAATAAAGGATCGGATAGCGGTATAAGGCCGGGTATGCCTGTAATTTCATATTTGGGTTTGGTCGGAAAGATTTTGGAAACAACGAAATTCACAAGTAAGGTATTGTTGATAAGCGACCCGAATATGGGAGTCTCAGGTGTAATCCAGCGCTCGCGTCAGGAAGGTTTAGTTTGCGGGACTCTCGGGAGCAACCTCATCATGAAATATATTCCGGAAGAGTCCGATATAAATATTAATGATACTGTTGTCACTTCCGGATTAAGCCAGACCTATCCAAAGAGTTTACTTATCGGCACGGTTGTTGATGCCGGTAAGGAATTTTCCGGGTTAAGCAGTTATGCGATAATTAAACCGGTAGTTAATCTGTCTAGCATTGAAGAAGTCCTAATAATTGTCGAGTAA
- a CDS encoding RluA family pseudouridine synthase has protein sequence MEEYSIKVLPEDSIRRLDLFIADFSQKNKLGFSREAIKKLISGGAVSLNGSNQLKPHHKIKDGDLIKITIVDKKESSLDGENIPLDIIYEDEDLAIINKQCGLVVHPAPGNYEHTMVNALLHHFKNLSSVDIKRPGIVHRLDKDTSGLIVIAKNNNAHLALVSQFAEHSIKRKYVALVKGKMEFDEGVIELPIGRHPFKRKSMAVVFRDDAREAKTFYRTIKRSEVFSLLELEPFTGRTHQLRVHLSHLGHPILGDTKYGKNNKFERLALHARYLGFIHPSTGKFVEFSTAIPEEFNKISKDLTPKNKS, from the coding sequence ATGGAAGAATACTCGATAAAAGTTTTACCGGAAGATTCAATAAGAAGGCTTGATTTATTTATTGCTGATTTTTCCCAGAAGAATAAGCTTGGGTTTTCGCGGGAGGCTATCAAGAAACTGATTTCCGGGGGAGCTGTTAGCTTGAATGGTTCCAATCAATTAAAGCCTCACCATAAGATTAAAGACGGGGATTTAATTAAGATTACTATTGTTGATAAGAAAGAATCTTCGTTGGATGGGGAAAACATACCCCTTGATATAATTTATGAAGATGAAGATTTGGCGATAATAAATAAACAATGCGGGCTTGTAGTGCATCCTGCACCGGGTAATTACGAACATACTATGGTTAATGCACTTTTACATCATTTTAAGAATCTATCAAGCGTTGATATTAAGCGCCCCGGAATTGTGCATAGGCTTGATAAAGATACTTCCGGATTAATTGTGATTGCCAAGAATAATAACGCGCATTTAGCTTTAGTGTCTCAATTTGCCGAACACAGTATTAAGCGTAAATATGTTGCACTAGTAAAAGGGAAAATGGAGTTTGATGAAGGCGTAATTGAACTTCCCATCGGAAGGCATCCTTTTAAGCGAAAAAGCATGGCTGTTGTTTTTAGGGATGATGCAAGAGAGGCAAAAACATTTTATAGGACTATTAAGCGAAGCGAGGTTTTTAGCCTTTTAGAGTTAGAGCCGTTTACCGGCAGGACCCATCAATTAAGAGTGCATCTTTCTCATCTGGGACACCCGATTTTAGGGGATACAAAATACGGAAAAAATAATAAGTTTGAACGGCTTGCTCTTCACGCAAGATATTTAGGATTTATCCATCCTTCTACAGGAAAATTTGTAGAATTTTCAACTGCAATACCAGAAGAATTCAATAAGATCTCCAAAGACTTAACTCCCAAAAATAAATCTTGA
- the lspA gene encoding signal peptidase II: MIQIIVISVLFLDQLTKFLVVKNLALGSSIPIINGIFHLSLVHNKGAAFGILKNQVPFLIATSLFTIILFYFALKDNKHKIFYCVSLSLVLAGALGNLIDRVRVGYVIDFLDFRIWPVFNIADSAITIGAVMLGWSILTEKEK; encoded by the coding sequence ATGATTCAAATCATCGTAATATCCGTCCTTTTTTTAGACCAACTCACAAAATTTCTTGTTGTTAAAAATCTTGCCTTGGGTAGTTCTATCCCCATAATCAACGGGATTTTCCATCTAAGCCTTGTCCATAATAAGGGAGCCGCCTTTGGAATCTTAAAGAATCAGGTTCCGTTTTTAATCGCCACTTCTTTATTTACCATTATTTTATTTTATTTCGCCTTAAAGGATAATAAGCATAAAATATTTTACTGTGTATCTTTAAGCCTTGTTTTGGCGGGTGCTCTTGGTAATCTCATTGACAGGGTGCGTGTCGGATATGTCATAGATTTCCTTGATTTTCGCATCTGGCCTGTATTTAATATCGCTGACAGCGCGATAACTATCGGAGCTGTAATGTTGGGGTGGTCTATATTAACGGAGAAAGAAAAGTAG
- a CDS encoding TraR/DksA family transcriptional regulator → MRKKFNKKELAEFKKLIIKRKEEALDDIQHISDDTLKKSQKEASGDISGYTYHMADVATDSYDREFSLGIASNERKMIYELDDALKRIEDGTFGICEDCKSAIAKTRLKAVITARLCVKCKEKREKK, encoded by the coding sequence TTAAGAAGCTGATTATAAAAAGGAAAGAAGAGGCATTGGATGATATCCAACATATATCCGATGACACTTTAAAAAAATCGCAGAAAGAAGCATCCGGAGATATATCCGGATATACATATCATATGGCTGATGTTGCTACAGATTCTTATGATAGAGAGTTTTCTCTCGGGATAGCTTCAAACGAAAGAAAAATGATTTACGAGCTTGACGATGCTTTAAAAAGAATTGAAGATGGTACATTCGGGATTTGTGAAGACTGCAAGTCTGCGATTGCCAAAACAAGGCTAAAAGCAGTCATTACTGCCCGCCTTTGCGTTAAGTGTAAGGAAAAAAGGGAGAAAAAGTAA
- a CDS encoding rod shape-determining protein, translating to MAQFPDILKKSINYILGLFSNDMGIDLGTASTLVFVKGEGVVLCEPSVVAIERGTTHVLAVGEEAKRMLGRTPGNIIAIRPMKDGVIADFEITEAMLRYFIKKVHHRRVLVRPRIVIAIPSGITEVEKRAVKDSAERAGAREVFLVEEPIAAAIGVGLPIQDPIGNMIIDIGGGTTEIAVISLAGIVFSKSIPIGGDEMDEAIIEYLKKTYNLMVGERTAEDIKIKIGSAYPLEEELIIEVKGRDLIAGLPKTVTITSEEIREALQEPVRAILESAKISLERTPPELASDLIEHGIVMAGGGSLLRGIDKLISEETGLPVHISDDPLTAVANGTGIVLNEINYLKKVTVPIKTEMRT from the coding sequence ATGGCACAATTCCCCGATATACTCAAAAAATCAATTAATTATATTCTTGGTTTATTCTCCAATGATATGGGTATTGATTTAGGTACAGCTTCCACCCTTGTATTTGTAAAAGGGGAGGGTGTGGTTTTATGCGAGCCTTCCGTTGTAGCGATTGAGCGCGGGACTACGCATGTATTGGCTGTAGGAGAAGAAGCAAAGCGCATGTTGGGCCGCACACCGGGAAATATTATCGCAATCCGCCCAATGAAAGATGGTGTTATTGCTGATTTTGAAATAACCGAAGCGATGTTAAGATATTTTATCAAGAAGGTCCATCATCGCCGTGTTTTAGTAAGGCCAAGAATTGTTATTGCCATCCCATCAGGGATTACGGAAGTTGAGAAACGCGCGGTAAAAGATTCTGCTGAGCGCGCAGGTGCCAGAGAAGTATTTTTAGTTGAGGAGCCTATTGCAGCGGCAATAGGTGTGGGCCTACCCATTCAGGACCCAATCGGTAATATGATTATTGATATCGGAGGAGGCACAACCGAAATAGCAGTAATTTCTTTAGCAGGTATAGTTTTTTCGAAATCCATTCCCATTGGTGGCGATGAGATGGATGAAGCAATCATTGAATATTTAAAGAAAACTTATAATCTTATGGTTGGTGAGCGCACAGCCGAAGATATTAAAATAAAGATTGGCTCAGCCTATCCTTTGGAAGAAGAATTAATTATTGAAGTAAAAGGCAGGGATTTAATTGCCGGGCTTCCTAAAACAGTTACGATAACTTCTGAAGAAATAAGGGAAGCTCTTCAGGAACCAGTCCGTGCAATATTAGAATCTGCAAAGATTTCACTTGAAAGGACCCCTCCGGAATTAGCTTCGGATTTAATTGAGCACGGCATTGTTATGGCTGGCGGCGGTTCATTGTTAAGAGGGATAGATAAATTGATTTCCGAAGAAACAGGCCTGCCAGTGCATATTTCAGATGATCCATTAACCGCGGTTGCTAATGGCACAGGAATAGTCTTAAATGAGATAAACTATCTTAAGAAAGTCACTGTTCCTATTAAAACCGAGATGCGTACTTAG
- the lgt gene encoding prolipoprotein diacylglyceryl transferase, with protein sequence MFPEICTIGPFTLYSFGLMLVLAFLVSASLASIEAKREKIDPDVIFNVCFVGFIFGVLGSRIFYVIANFKFYLNNPLEIFMLNHGGMAWFGGLILGSFASVIYIKKKKLSLLKILDLIAPFIALAQAIGRIGCLLNGCCYGKVGFGFGIYFKVHDAVLIPTQLYSSLALLLIYFILRFLQNKPHKTGLIFFVYLLLYSVKRFSIEFLRDDNARIISGLTLFQLLSIAVFCIAIAGIIIKWKNTR encoded by the coding sequence ATGTTTCCAGAAATTTGTACAATAGGCCCGTTTACTTTATATTCTTTCGGCTTGATGCTTGTGCTTGCTTTTTTAGTAAGTGCATCTTTGGCAAGCATTGAGGCAAAAAGAGAGAAGATCGACCCGGATGTAATATTCAATGTTTGTTTTGTAGGGTTTATTTTCGGAGTTTTGGGAAGCCGCATTTTCTATGTAATTGCTAATTTCAAGTTTTATCTAAATAATCCCCTTGAAATATTTATGCTTAACCATGGCGGGATGGCCTGGTTTGGCGGTTTAATTTTAGGTTCATTTGCCTCGGTTATCTACATAAAGAAGAAAAAACTTTCTTTGCTTAAAATTTTAGATTTGATTGCTCCGTTTATTGCGCTTGCTCAGGCTATCGGCAGGATAGGGTGCTTATTAAATGGCTGTTGTTATGGCAAGGTAGGCTTTGGCTTTGGAATTTATTTTAAAGTACACGACGCAGTCCTTATCCCTACTCAGCTATATTCTTCTCTGGCGTTGCTTCTAATTTATTTTATCCTAAGGTTTCTGCAGAATAAACCACACAAGACAGGGTTAATATTCTTTGTATACCTTTTATTATATTCTGTAAAACGGTTCTCTATTGAATTCTTGCGTGATGATAACGCAAGAATTATTTCTGGGCTTACGTTGTTTCAATTATTAAGCATTGCGGTTTTTTGCATTGCGATTGCAGGGATTATAATAAAATGGAAGAATACTCGATAA
- the aroA gene encoding 3-phosphoshikimate 1-carboxyvinyltransferase, with product MSFFVVKPLSRIKGIVDLPGDKSIAHRAIILSAIAKGKTLVKNFPLNKDCLSTIEAIRKLGVRIIKKEKDFVVSGKGLSGLTKPKSPIFIEESGTTFRLFLGLLAGQSFQTTLIAGKSLSNRPMLRVNAPLRLMGAKICANEKKQAGKPEDYPPIVINGGKLKPIEYSLPVASAQVKSALLLAALYAKGETKIIEPVNTRDHTERMLKMFKADIETQGSVISLKGGRELESPNEVFCPGDISSASFFIVASIVLPDSEILIKNVCLNPSRLGVINVLKRMGVDIEINELRGEEFEPIGDLLAKSSNLKSTIIKKEEIPTLIDELPVLMVAASFAKGKSVFEGVEELRVKETDRIQSMCDGLKKMGVDIFVVKSASREDVVINGGNKLKGNEVRSFGDHRTAMSLIIAGLAADGETRIDDVSCIDKSFPDFLKILKNITK from the coding sequence ATGAGTTTTTTTGTTGTAAAGCCGCTTTCACGTATCAAGGGAATTGTTGATTTACCCGGTGATAAATCAATAGCCCACCGCGCGATTATCTTAAGCGCAATTGCAAAAGGCAAAACGCTCGTAAAGAATTTCCCTCTTAATAAAGATTGCCTAAGCACTATAGAAGCTATTCGTAAATTAGGCGTTAGAATTATAAAAAAAGAAAAAGATTTTGTTGTTTCAGGAAAAGGGCTTTCGGGGTTAACTAAACCTAAAAGCCCTATTTTTATTGAAGAGTCTGGGACTACTTTTAGGCTCTTCTTAGGCCTTCTTGCCGGCCAATCGTTCCAAACTACTCTTATAGCAGGTAAATCGCTTTCTAATCGTCCGATGCTGCGTGTCAATGCCCCGTTAAGATTGATGGGGGCTAAAATTTGCGCTAACGAAAAGAAGCAAGCAGGTAAGCCCGAAGATTATCCTCCGATTGTAATTAATGGTGGGAAACTTAAACCAATTGAATACAGCCTCCCAGTTGCCTCTGCGCAGGTAAAGTCAGCGCTACTTTTGGCTGCGCTATATGCAAAAGGTGAAACTAAGATTATTGAACCGGTTAATACGAGGGATCATACTGAACGCATGCTTAAGATGTTTAAGGCAGATATTGAAACTCAAGGCAGCGTAATATCTTTAAAAGGCGGAAGAGAATTAGAGTCTCCGAATGAAGTCTTTTGTCCCGGAGACATATCTTCTGCAAGTTTTTTTATTGTTGCATCCATAGTCCTTCCTGATTCTGAAATATTAATAAAAAATGTTTGTTTAAATCCTTCGCGCCTTGGAGTTATCAATGTATTAAAAAGAATGGGTGTGGATATTGAAATTAATGAATTAAGAGGCGAGGAATTTGAACCTATAGGTGATTTATTGGCAAAAAGCAGCAATCTAAAAAGCACTATTATCAAGAAAGAGGAAATTCCTACCTTGATAGATGAACTTCCTGTTTTGATGGTTGCAGCTTCGTTTGCAAAAGGAAAAAGTGTTTTTGAAGGAGTTGAAGAGCTGCGTGTTAAAGAAACTGACCGGATACAATCAATGTGTGATGGCCTTAAAAAGATGGGTGTTGATATCTTCGTTGTAAAATCTGCAAGTAGAGAAGATGTAGTTATAAATGGTGGAAATAAACTTAAGGGCAATGAAGTAAGAAGTTTTGGCGACCATCGCACTGCGATGAGTTTGATTATTGCTGGGCTTGCAGCAGATGGAGAAACCCGCATAGATGATGTTTCTTGTATTGATAAATCCTTCCCTGATTTCTTAAAAATTCTAAAGAATATAACTAAGTAA